A window of Rhodothermales bacterium genomic DNA:
CACCCGGCAGTGGCTGTTCCAGTTCACAATCGGTCAGGGCTTTAACCAATAGGCGATTTACTCCGTAGCATTATCCAGTAATCCGCGATTTCCGCATGCGCGATCTCATAACATCCCGAGGGACCCCCCAGTCCATACGCCCGGCCCTTCGTCGGCTGGTTGGTGCGTGCGTGTTTGCCCTGGCTGCGGCCCTAGCGCCTGCGGTGGAGGCGCAACAGCGTATCGGGTACGTGGATTCTGACTACATCCTTGAAAAGGTGCCCGAGTTTGCGACGATCCAGCAAAACATCGATCGGCAGACGCAGGAGTGGGAAAAGGAGCTAGAGACGAGTCAGACGGCCGTCGATGAACTATTCCGTGAATACCAGGCCCGCGAGCTGCTGTACACGAACGAAGAGCGGAAGCGGAAGCGGGAAGAGATCATGCAGGCCGAGCAGGACATGGAGCGCCTCCGGATGCGGTATTTTGGACCGGATGGCGAACTGTATACCCAGCAGGATAATCTGATGCGGCCGCTGCAAGAGCGTGTGCTCGAAGCGATCGAGAAGGTGGCGGCTGAGGATGGATTCGATTATATCTTCGACAAAAGCGGAGACTTTCTCTTTCTGTTCGCACGTGAGCAGCACAACGTGAGCGATCGCGTTCTGGAGGAACTCGGCATCGACCTCGAAGCCCCGGGCGCCCGCCGTTGAGGCCGGCTCCCTTACGTTTCACCCGCGACCCCTTACCGGAAACCACCCATAAACCCTGTTTCAGAATGCGTAGCTTGTTTCTTTCAGCGTCCCTCTTTCTCCTGGTAGCCCTTACGCTCGTCGCCACCCCGCAGGCGGCGCACGCACAGATGCTGAAGGTCGGATATACGGACCACGAGGTGATCATCGTCAATATGCCGGCGTACACCCAGGTTCAAAACCGCCTTCGGGCCGAATACGAGGGAGGCCAGCAGGCGCTGCAGTCGCTCGCGGCAGACTTCCAGGCCGAAGTCGAGACGTATCAGAAGCAGCAGCCGCTGCTCTCCGCCGAGCGTCGTACGGAGAAGGAAACCGAACTCGCCAAGCGCCAGACGGAAATTCAGGAGGCCGCCGGCCGCAAAGATCAGGAGATCGGCATGCTTGAAGCCGAACTGATGAAGCCACTCCTCGAGCAGGTTCAAACAGCGATCGACGCCGTGGCGAAGGAAAAGTCGCTGGACCTCGTCCTCCGTTATCAGGTCGGTGGCGGCCAGCCGGTGCTGCTGTATGCCAATCCGGAAAAGGTGG
This region includes:
- a CDS encoding OmpH family outer membrane protein, whose translation is MRSLFLSASLFLLVALTLVATPQAAHAQMLKVGYTDHEVIIVNMPAYTQVQNRLRAEYEGGQQALQSLAADFQAEVETYQKQQPLLSAERRTEKETELAKRQTEIQEAAGRKDQEIGMLEAELMKPLLEQVQTAIDAVAKEKSLDLVLRYQVGGGQPVLLYANPEKVVDITIDVAKKLGIEVDETAADAAN
- a CDS encoding OmpH family outer membrane protein — protein: MDSDYILEKVPEFATIQQNIDRQTQEWEKELETSQTAVDELFREYQARELLYTNEERKRKREEIMQAEQDMERLRMRYFGPDGELYTQQDNLMRPLQERVLEAIEKVAAEDGFDYIFDKSGDFLFLFAREQHNVSDRVLEELGIDLEAPGARR